A window from Borrelia sp. P9F1 encodes these proteins:
- the rsmD gene encoding 16S rRNA (guanine(966)-N(2))-methyltransferase RsmD encodes MHVSAGKYKGRKVAFPRAGSVRPVMAVVREALFSIIFNQILGANFLDVFAGTGIMSLEALSRGARLVHLVDCNKASRSVLIKNFGFIREPYKFFFNKAEFFIKRSNLFYDFIYLDPPFNYISKENLLEAVSRNESLNKSVKVIIHYPAREHLNGRVLSLSRYDSRRYGDSKIDFFKFGSY; translated from the coding sequence ATGCATGTAAGTGCAGGCAAGTACAAGGGGAGAAAAGTTGCTTTTCCTAGGGCGGGCAGTGTGCGCCCTGTAATGGCTGTTGTTAGGGAGGCGCTGTTTTCCATTATTTTTAATCAGATTTTAGGTGCAAATTTTCTTGACGTGTTTGCGGGTACGGGCATAATGTCTCTTGAGGCTCTGAGTAGAGGTGCTCGGCTTGTTCACCTTGTCGATTGTAATAAGGCTTCTAGGAGCGTTTTGATTAAGAATTTTGGTTTCATAAGGGAACCTTACAAGTTTTTTTTTAATAAGGCCGAGTTTTTTATCAAAAGAAGCAATCTTTTCTATGACTTTATTTATCTCGATCCTCCTTTTAATTATATTTCTAAAGAAAATCTGCTTGAAGCAGTTTCAAGAAACGAGAGTTTAAATAAAAGTGTAAAGGTTATTATCCATTATCCTGCTAGGGAACACTTAAATGGCAGGGTTTTAAGTCTTTCCAGATACGATTCTAGGAGATACGGTGATTCAAAGATTGATTTTTTTAAGTTTGGTTCTTATTAA